The Scyliorhinus torazame isolate Kashiwa2021f chromosome 22, sScyTor2.1, whole genome shotgun sequence DNA segment tgccccccccatcaccgtcctgaggctgtgccccccccctcaccgtcctgaggctgtgcccccccctcaccgtcctgaggctgtgcccccctcacagtcctgaggctgtgccccccctcacagtCCCGAGGCTGTGcgacccctcaccgtcctgaggctgtgccccccctcaccgtcctgagactgtgccccccctcaacatcctgaggctgtgcccctccctcaccatcctgaggctgtgcccccccctcaccatcctgtgGCTGTGCCCCCCccatcaccgtcctgaggctgtgcccccccctcaccgtcctgaggctgtgcccccccctcaccgtcctgaggctgtgcccccctcacagtcctgaggctgtgccccccctcacagtCCCGAGGCTGTGcgacccctcaccgtcctgaggctgtgccccccctcaccgtcctgagactgtgccccccctcaacatcctgaggctgtgcccctccctcaccatcctgaggctgtgcccccccctcaccatcctgaggctgtgcccctccctcaccgtcctgaggctgtgcccctccctcaccgtcctgaggctgtgcccccctcaccgtcctgaggctgtgcccccccctcaccgtcctgaggctgtgcccccccctcaacatcctgaggctgtgccccccaccTCAccgtcctgagactgtgcccccccctcaccgtcctgagactgtgccccccctcaccgtcctgaggctgtgccccctctcaccatcctgaggctgtgcccccctcaccgtcctgaggctgtgcccccccctcaccatcctgaggctgtgcccccccctcaccatcctgaggctgtgcccccctcaccatcctgaggctgtgcccccccctcaccgccctgaggctgtgcccccccatcACCGTCCTTagcctgtgcccccccctcaccgtcctgaggctgtgccccccctcaccgtcctgaggctgtgcccctccctccccctcctgaggctgtgccccccctcactgtcctgaggctgtgccccccctcaccgtcctgaggctgtgcccccttgaccgtcctgaggctgtgcccccctcaccatcctgaggctgtgccccccccctcaccatcctgaggctgtgcccctccctcaccatcctgaggctgtgcccctccctcaccatcctgagGTGTGCCCCTccttcaccgtcctgaggctgtgcccccctcaccgtcctgaggctgtgcccccctcaccgtcctgaggctgtgcccccccctcactgtcctgaggctgtgccccccctcaccatcctgaggctgtgccccccaccTCAccgtcctgagactgtgcccccccctcaccgtcctgagactgtgccccccctcaccgtcctgagactgtgccccccctcaccgtcctgaggctgtgcccccccctcaccgtcctaaggctacccccctcaccgtcctgaggctgtgccccctctcaccatcctgaggcctgtgcccccctcaccgtcctgaggctgtgcccccccctcaccatcctgaggctgtgccctccctcaccatcctgaggctgtgccccccctcaccatcctgaggctgtgcccccccctcaccatcctgaggctgtgccccccctcaccatcctgaggctgtgcccccccctcaccgtcctgaggctgtgcccccccctcaccgtcctgaggctgtgccccccctcaccgtcctgaggctgtgcccctccctccccctcctgaggctgtgcccccccctcactgtcctgaggctgtgcccccccctcactgtcctgaggctgtgccccccccaccatcctaaggctgtgccccccctcaccgtcctgaggctgtgccccccttcaccgtcctgaggctgtgccccccctcaccgtcctgaggctgtgcccccccctcaccatcctgaggcagTGCCCCTCCCTCACCATTCTGAGCCCCCcatcaccatcctgaggctgtgccccccctcaccctgaggctgtgccccccctcaccctgaggctgtgcccccccccaccatcctgaggctgtgcccccccctcaccctgaggctgtgccccccctcaccctgaggctgtgccccccccaccatcctgaggctgtgcccccccctcaccattctgagccccccatcaccatcctgaggctgtgccccccctcaccctgaggctgtgccccccctcaccctgaggctgtgcccccccaccatcctgaggctgtgccccccctcaccctgaggctgtgcccccccctcaccatcctgaggctgtgcccctccCTCACCATTCTGAGCCCCCcatcaccatcctgaggctgtgccccccctcaccctgaggctgtgccccccctcaccctgaggctgtgcccccccccaccatcctgaggctgtgccccccccctcaccctgaggctgtgcccccccccaccatcctgaggctgtgcccccctccctcaccctgaggctgtgcccccccaccccgccaccgtgTTTCGGATGCCCCGTCCAGTGAGACAATCCCCCCGTTTCAACCCCATGTTTCACCATCAAGCCATAAGGGCGGTCCTGtggttagcgccgctgcctcaccgcgccagggacccgggttcgattccccgctgggtcactgtccgtgcggagtctgcacgttctccccgtgtctgcgtgggtttcctccggatgctccggtttcctcccacagtccacagattgccccttcgtgtccaaagggttACGAGGAAAAGTGGGGGCCTGAccctatgtggggtgctctttcagagggtcggtgcagacttgatgggccgaatggcctccttcggcacttggGTTTCTACGACTTTCCTTGCTATTCGTCAAACCTCCTCAGAATCTTGTAGGTTTCAATTAGATCGTCTCTTATTCTTCAAAGCTTCAGGGAATACAGACCCGGTTTTCTCAGCCTCCATCCCAgggatcaatccagtgaacctctgcagttctggtctccgatgCTATTAACTCCGTTTTTAAATGCGGACACCAAAACTGGAGTTATTCCAGATGTGTTGTCACGGGAACCCTGGACAACAGGCCCGATAACCCTGTGAGTATTTCACCTTGTGGTTAGTCTCACCCACCCATGATTCGTCTTAATAACAAacgtacgaattaggagcaggtgcAGGCCCATCGACCTGCTCCTCCATTGGCTGATCTCATTGTAACCTCCACCCCacattcctcccacccccccctttcaccccctcccaccgttaatcgagaatctatccacctctaccGTAACAATATTCAAAGGTTCAGCTTCCAACTTTTTttatagatatagaatttacagtgcagaaggaggccattcggtcctttgagtctgcacccacccttggaaagagcaccccacccaaacctccaccctttccccgtgacCCAACctgtttttttgggacactaagggcaattttagccaatccacctaagctgcacatctttggactgtgggaggaaaccggagcacccggaggaaacccacgcacacacggggagaacgtgcagactccgcacagacagtgaccccgtggggaattgaaccccggactATGGAGcggcaaagcaactgtgctaaccactgtgccaccttgaggaagggagttcctgaGACCTGCTACTCTTTGAgagaaaataatttctcctcatctccgtcttaattgGGCGACCTcttaattttaaacagtgacccctccccctggttcgagattctcccacaagaggaaacatcctctccacagccaCCCTGACAAGACCCCCTGTTATTATCCCGGATGCGAACCCGACTATTTGTAATGTGTAAAAGTGTGAAGGAAGGTGACAGCACCACAGGAATGATAAAACGGACCAATTGGTATCtttttatgttaaaataaacttttaatttaaacacagaatcattCACATGAGCAACAAAGTAACAACTCTAGTgttaacagttcttaaataaaaggaaaatgtTAATTTACCTTCTACATCTGCAactatatatattccaattaagcaaaccaatatagttcaaagaccacttataaataaagttaccaAACAGATTTGTTTACTTTTCTCTGTGCCGAGACTttggagagaccctttcaggagcaaACTTGAAAAACACTTCCGTTCAACTTCAAATCCTGTGGCAAACTGAaagtacagacagacctggctcctcctcttaattacatcatctctgcctgaagcataaggcattcttctgtctcctcccacaagatgtcccatgacctggtcAACCAGGATCAAAATACAaaatatctacaccccagggaccctccaaagcccaaaacaatattccattcgcCCACTCATCTGGAACAAGGAAATGGtttaaatcaatgattacctcacttttaccaCCCCTTAGAATaccggccgtgcagaaggaggcctttcggcccatcgagtctgcaccgaccctctgaaagagcaccctgcctattcCCACTCCTCTGTCCTATCCCTGCAATTCCAAttaacctttggacaataagggcaatttagcacggccaatccacctaacccgcacatctttggactgtgggaagaaaccggagcacccggaggaaacccacgcagacacggggagaacgtacagactccacacacgcagtgacccaaggccggaatcgaacccgggtccctggtgctgtgaggcagcagtgctaaccactgtgctgtcccttaATCACTTTAATAGACATACTGGCTGTGTGAACATATATAAAATATAACAatctcttacattcatcacacgctCAGGATCTTTTATGACTCAATCAAGTCCTTTACAGCCCAGCGgatacaggcctcgtttgattgaCCTTTCCTCATGAGAAAACCCGCCCATTCCAGGTGTTAGTCTAGTaaatctctgaactgcttctaacgcgtTTACATCCTTCCTTCAGTAAGGAAACATACGTCAGATGTGGTGTTTGTTCTATTGACCCTCCTCCCCTCTCGCCGCAGGTACAACGCTTACCGAACCTCCAACTTCCCACAGTTCCGCACGCAGTACATTCGCCGGCGGAGCCAGCTGCTGCGGGAGAATGCCAAGGGCGGCTTCGACCCCCTGCTGCGGCGCCAGTACCTGAAGCTCCGCAGTCAGCTCCTGGCCCAGCGCTACGGTCCCCTGTCCGAGCAGAGCAGCTTCCGGGCTTACAGCAACAGCATCCGGAGCAGCCGTACCACCCTGGACCGCATGGAGGTAATGGGGAGGGGTCCGGGCCGGCATGCtggggaggaagtgggggggggtagaggggtacGGCGTGGAGCGTTGCTGAGCCCTGTGTGATCCATCAGCACAGTcatatcccgcccccccccccccccccccccccatcgccagcTGACCAAGGTCAGGCTGGGCGTTTGTGCATCCCCATCGCAAACCCAACAGAGAGATTGGCTCTCGAGTGACTCCTGCTGTGTGCTGGTGCACACGTGTGCGCTCGTGGGCATCCCCACGATGTGTGTACGTGTGCGTGCGGATAGCTGTGTTCATGTCCACATGCGAGCGGTGGGCACACGTGCCTGcgcgtgtgtctctgtgtctgcacgCATCCCTATtggtgtgtctgtttgtgtctgtATTCCATCCTCCTTTATGCTTTGGATAACCTCAGTTCCAGGCACCTCAAAGACcagttataaataaagttaacaatggggttttacttgcttttctctgtgccgagcccttggagagaacctttcaggagcaaACTGAAAGACACTTCCGTTCAACTTCAAATCCTGTGCCAGACTGAAAGTacatacagacctggctcctccccttaattacatctCGACCTGAGGCATTAGAcattcttctgtctcctcccactagatgtcccatgacctggtcAAGTAGGACCAAAACGCAATCCCCCATAAATTATCTACAtcccaaaacaatattccattcgtCCACTCACTATCTGTAAACAAGGAAATGGTTTAAATCAACGATTACCACCCCTttacaaccccttaatcacagctttatcaGACATACTGGCTGTCAGCATCTGAAACACGTTTTTTAAAAACATCGCTGTGACAAATATAAATCAAATCACTGGAGAGTTGCTACCAGCAGAGCGTTTTCACGATCCTCCAAATCAGTGCCAGGAAAGGTGGTCCAACAGCGGCATTCACTCCCAAGCAAATGTCGcctcagtcccagaggaccatagactgCTCTCCCGTTTGAGAGCGAGAGCGctaactggtggcgatttaacctgagggtcaccacaactcgggcaaggggcaaggctgagaTGGTGGGGCCTTCGTGAGTAACCTGAGCcaggatgggaattgaacccgcagtgctggcatcgctctgcatcGTAAACCAGCCGTCCAGTCATCTGAGCTAAACCACCCCACCGCAAAGTGGGGTGCAGCCTGTGGTCCTCCGGGACtgtggtgattggggggggggaagggaaagtcagggaaccaagaggtgaagtaatcagcgggaagcgtagctgcttaggaatacaaaaaaacacgaacagacaaaacccaagagtggttacgatagtccccatcccacaaaatatgacacagtgtatggaaaggctcagtaaaccaaggtccaccacactaagaaaacaaaaagggacggtcaatagagaattaaaggtgctatatttaaatgcgcgcagtgtacggaacaaggtagatgagcttgtggcccagattgtgactggcaggtatgatgtggtaggcatcacagagacgtggttgcagggggttcaggactggcatttaaacatccagggattcacaacctatcgaaaagacagagaggtaggcagaggggggcggggttgccttgttaattaggaatgaaattaaatcaatagcactaaatgacatagggtcagatgatgtggagtctgtgtgggtagagttgaggaaccacaaaggcaaaaaaaccataatgggagttatgtacaggcctcctaacagtggtcaggaccgggggcacaaaatgcacctcgaaatagaaagtgcatgtcagaaaggcaaggtcacagtgatcatgggggacttcaatatgcaggtggactgggtaaataatgctgccagtggacccaaggaaagggaattcattgaatgtttacaggagggctttttggaacagcttgtgatggagcccacgagggaactggccattctggacttagtgttatgtaatgagccagacttgattaaagatcttaaagtaagggagcacttaggaggcagtgatcataatatggtagaattcaatctccaatttgaaagaaaggtagaatcagatgtaaaggtgttacagttaaataaaggtaactacaggggcatgagggaggaactgacgaaaatcgactgggagcagagcctagtgggaaagacagtagaacagcaatggca contains these protein-coding regions:
- the LOC140399423 gene encoding WD repeat-containing protein 13-like; protein product: MAAVWQQVLAVDARYNAYRTSNFPQFRTQYIRRRSQLLRENAKGGFDPLLRRQYLKLRSQLLAQRYGPLSEQSSFRAYSNSIRSSRTTLDRMEEPTRSVPRPEGRDFDDDLRAQGARGHRRSVSRGSYQLQAQMNRATYEDK